A single genomic interval of Rhizobium leguminosarum bv. trifolii WSM1325 harbors:
- a CDS encoding ABC transporter related (PFAM: ABC transporter related~SMART: AAA ATPase~KEGG: ret:RHE_CH03294 nitrate/sulfonate ABC transporter, ATP-binding protein), translated as MQAPSVVSAKDLCLTYQANDGPVNALSNVNLDVRKGDFVSFIGPSGCGKTTFLRVIADLEKSTSGEISINGMTPEEARKARAYGYVFQAPALYPWRTIENNIALPLEIMGYSGADRTRRIAEALDLVSLSGFEKKFPWQLSGGMQQRASIARALAFDADLLLMDEPFGALDEIVRDHLNEELLKLWTRTNKTICFVTHSIPEAVYLSTKIVVMSPRPGRVTDVIDSTLPAERPLDIRETPEFLEIAHRVREGLRTGHA; from the coding sequence ATGCAAGCACCCTCCGTCGTATCCGCCAAGGATCTCTGTCTCACCTACCAGGCCAACGATGGCCCGGTGAACGCACTGAGCAATGTCAATCTCGATGTCCGCAAGGGCGATTTCGTCTCTTTCATCGGCCCGTCGGGCTGCGGCAAGACCACCTTCCTGCGTGTCATCGCCGATCTCGAGAAGAGCACCTCGGGCGAGATCTCGATTAACGGCATGACACCGGAGGAGGCGCGCAAGGCCCGCGCCTACGGCTATGTCTTCCAGGCGCCGGCGCTCTATCCCTGGCGCACCATCGAAAACAACATCGCCCTGCCCTTGGAGATCATGGGGTATTCCGGCGCTGACCGGACGCGGCGCATCGCCGAAGCGCTCGATCTCGTCAGTCTTTCGGGCTTCGAGAAGAAATTCCCCTGGCAGCTATCCGGCGGCATGCAGCAGCGCGCCTCGATCGCCCGAGCGCTCGCCTTCGACGCCGACCTGCTGCTGATGGACGAGCCCTTCGGCGCCCTGGACGAGATCGTCCGCGACCATCTGAACGAAGAGCTGCTGAAACTCTGGACCCGCACCAACAAGACGATCTGCTTCGTCACTCATTCCATCCCCGAGGCGGTCTACCTCTCGACCAAGATCGTGGTCATGTCTCCACGCCCGGGCCGCGTGACCGATGTGATCGACTCGACCCTGCCGGCCGAACGCCCGCTCGACATCCGCGAAACCCCCGAGTTCCTAGAGATTGCCCACCGCGTCCGCGAAGGGTTGAGGACGGGGCACGCATGA
- a CDS encoding binding-protein-dependent transport systems inner membrane component (PFAM: binding-protein-dependent transport systems inner membrane component~KEGG: rec:RHECIAT_CH0003538 probable nitrate/sulfonate ABC transporter, permease protein): MKPDTFKDKIVPVTTILLALVVIWYIAAILMNAPFQRDMDGRAGVTPTTLEFIGKTLAQPKPILPAPHQVAQNVYENTFLRSLSSNRSLVYHSWVTLSSTLLGFGFGMLLGILLAVLIVHNRAMDRSLMPWLVASQTIPILAIAPMIVIISYNVLTGDNAVAHLLNLDSDASRLVSKALISTYLSFFPVAVGMVKGLRSPEIMHLDLMRTYYASPMQTFWKLRVPASIPFLFTSMKVAIAASLVGAIVGELPTGAVAGIGSKLLAGSYYSQTIDIWAALVAGSLLAGILVAIVGVAAKIVDRAMGGRPA; encoded by the coding sequence GTGAAACCCGACACCTTCAAGGACAAGATCGTCCCCGTCACCACAATCCTGCTGGCGCTCGTCGTCATCTGGTATATCGCCGCCATCCTCATGAACGCGCCGTTCCAGCGCGACATGGACGGCCGCGCCGGCGTTACACCTACGACCCTCGAATTCATCGGCAAGACTCTGGCGCAGCCGAAGCCGATCCTGCCGGCGCCGCATCAGGTGGCGCAGAACGTCTACGAGAACACCTTCCTGCGCAGCCTTTCAAGCAATCGCAGCCTCGTCTATCACAGCTGGGTAACGCTCTCCTCCACCCTGCTCGGCTTCGGCTTCGGCATGCTGCTCGGCATCCTTCTCGCCGTGCTGATCGTCCATAACCGCGCCATGGACCGCTCGCTGATGCCGTGGCTGGTGGCGAGCCAGACCATACCGATCCTCGCCATCGCGCCGATGATCGTGATCATCTCCTATAACGTGCTGACCGGCGACAATGCCGTTGCACATCTCCTCAATCTCGATTCCGACGCCTCCCGGCTCGTGTCGAAGGCGCTGATCTCCACCTACCTCTCCTTCTTTCCGGTCGCCGTCGGCATGGTGAAAGGGTTGCGTTCACCTGAGATCATGCATCTCGACCTGATGCGCACCTATTATGCCAGCCCGATGCAGACTTTCTGGAAGCTGCGTGTTCCAGCCTCGATCCCTTTCCTCTTCACCTCGATGAAGGTCGCGATCGCCGCCAGCCTCGTCGGCGCCATCGTCGGCGAGCTGCCGACGGGTGCCGTCGCCGGTATCGGCTCGAAGCTGCTCGCCGGCTCCTATTACAGCCAGACCATCGATATCTGGGCCGCCCTCGTCGCCGGATCGCTGCTGGCGGGCATCCTGGTTGCGATTGTCGGCGTCGCGGCGAAGA